In Zygosaccharomyces rouxii strain CBS732 chromosome D complete sequence, one DNA window encodes the following:
- the MET10 gene encoding sulfite reductase subunit alpha (similar to uniprot|P39692 Saccharomyces cerevisiae YFR030W MET10 Subunit alpha of assimilatory sulfite reductase which is responsible for the conversion of sulfite into sulfide), which yields MSYATNPFGLPTDPKRLPPFGTPASAISSVLYNNLKTIFSYKTFSDADLLDASLKKWVGKLSNDVFFQELDVRSGAGLSALGFTQNTDETVGIVAPGYALPYFVDAFQSATRTAKFLFNIGALSYDEGTSSIGNDYVTPLNAARQLGFPVVTPVSSDEVQAVALLATALASFGPAGGALNLFDGANYSRTISQIREQVGQEEVLSKLAKILPSNSSFDDVLNSFGDLTGLKLGNFEYSGSKDAETVFVTYGSLESQLFNDALTSDDQKIGRLAVRVPLPFDSEKFVALLPKTVKKVVVISQSLDGSSPTVLKSHVAASLFYEARRGISVSEYIYQPNFVWSPSAVDQIIGSFVLGFQRVEQSSANRFMYWAGDKSSNIDLSSRLVHALSLVDQQTISMRTKFDNVTNAGVFQAQFTTAPNHEVTTVSNLDSAQLAFVENIAILDGLDVVATVDENGTIILISRKSLKDQDLNKGETYVKTLGINEAFFRAAHSKNIKVVVIDAASIGDKEETKGRTLSFVSQATFWRYAYGFDTAESVRRVWTSAGPDVELLASVLSDTINSAFEEGIREVPTEAFEDILRDSEEQKERGSINGNNDLPIFVSETSFTPNPTTVEDAPTTEAHSVSEIAKQLTFKEAYGVKTDLRPDQPTKNYVVRVKENRRVTPEDYDRYIFHIEFDISGTGMTYDIGEALGVHGRNNEALVKEFLEYYGLKENDVIHVPNKDDNKVWESRTVLQAFVENLDIFGKPPKRFYESLISYATDADEKRRLAELVTAVGAVDLKNFQEVEFYTYVDILKMFPSARPNLVDLVELIAPLKRREYSIASSQKVHPNEVHLLIVVVDWIDNKGRKRFGQASKYLSDLPVGSELVVSVKPSVMKLPPNPQQPVIMSGLGTGLAPFKAIVEEKFWQKQQGYDIGEVYLFLGSRHKRQEYLYGEIWEAYKDAGIITHIGAAFSRDQPQKIYIQDRIVESLKDLKTAMIDKVGSFYLCGPTWPVPDITNALQKIIAADAEERGVKVDLGAAIEDLKEDSRYILEVY from the coding sequence ATGAGTTACGCTACGAACCCTTTTGGGTTGCCTACAGATCCCAAGAGACTTCCGCCATTTGGAACTCCAGCTTCTGCCATTTCATCAGTTCTATacaacaatttgaagaccATCTTCAGTTACAAAACTTTCTCTGATGCTGATTTGCTCGATGCTAGTTTAAAGAAATGGGTTGGTAAGCTTTCCAACGATGTGttcttccaagaattggatGTGAGAAGTGGTGCTGGTTTGAGCGCATTGGGATTCACTCAAAACACTGACGAAACCGTCGGTATTGTAGCTCCCGGTTATGCTTTGCCATATTTCGTCGATGCATTCCAATCTGCAACCCGTACGGCTAAATTTTTGTTTAACATTGGCGCTCTGAGCTACGATGAAGGTACTTCATCCATTGGTAACGACTATGTGACTCCTTTGAATGCAGCCAGACAATTGGGATTCCCAGTGGTGACACCTGTTTCTTCTGATGAGGTGCAAGCAGTTGCTTTATTGGCTACAGCGTTGGCAAGTTTTGGACCTGCTGGAGGTGCTTTGAACCTATTCGATGGTGCCAACTACTCTAGGACGATTTCACAGATTAGAGAGCAAGTGGGTCAAGAAGAAGTATTGTCTAAATTGGCAAAGATTTTGccttcaaattcttcctttgATGATGTTTTAAACAGTTTCGGTGACTTGACTGGTTTGAAGTTgggaaattttgaatacAGTGGTAGTAAAGATGCTGAAACCGTCTTTGTCACCTATGGTTCTCTAGAATCTCAATTGTTCAATGATGCGTTGACTTCTGATGATCAGAAGATTGGTCGTTTGGCCGTAAGAGTTCCATTACCATTTgattctgaaaaattcgtAGCTCTGCTGCCAAAAACCGTTAAGAAAGTCGTTGTCATCAGTCAATCCCTAGATGGTTCTTCACCAACTGTCTTGAAGAGCCATGTTGCTGCATCTCTGTTCTACGAAGCTCGCAGAGGTATTAGCGTCTCTGAGTACATTTACCAACCAAATTTCGTATGGTCACCCTCTGCAGTGGATCAAATTATTGGATCCTTTGTCTTGGGTTTCCAACGTGTTGAGCAATCCTCTGCTAACAGATTTATGTACTGGGCTGGTGATAAGAGCTCTAACATCGATTTGTCTTCGAGATTGGTACATGCCTTGTCATTAGTCGACCAACAGACAATTTCCATGAGGACAAAGTTTGATAACGTCACTAATGCTGGTGTTTTCCAAGCCCAGTTCACTACTGCACCAAACCATGAAGTGACAACAGTCTCTAATTTAGATTCTGCTCAATTGGCCTTTGTCGAAAATATTGCCATCTTGGATGGATTAGATGTTGTGGCCACTGTTGATGAGAATGGTACCATCATTCTAATCTCCAGGAAATCTCTAAAGGACCAAGATTTAAACAAGGGTGAGACCTACGTAAAGACTTTGGGCATCAACGAAGCATTCTTTAGAGCCGCTCACTCTAAGAATATAAAGGTTGTCGTTATTGACGCTGCATCCATTGgtgataaagaagaaaccaaGGGTCGTACTTTGTCTTTTGTCTCCCAGGCCACTTTTTGGAGATATGCTTATGGATTCGACACTGCTGAAAGTGTTCGCCGCGTTTGGACTTCTGCTGGTCCTGACGTGGAATTATTAGCTTCTGTTTTGTCCGATACTATCAACAGTGCTTTCGAAGAAGGCATTAGAGAAGTGCCTACTGAAGCCTTTGAAGATATCCTCAGAGATTCAGAGGAgcaaaaagaaagaggTTCTATCAATGGCAACAACGATTTACCCATCTTTGTCTCTGAAACTTCTTTCACTCCCAACCCGACTACTGTTGAAGACGCACCAACTACAGAGGCTCATTCTGTCTCTGAAATAGCTAAGCAATTGACGTTTAAAGAAGCCTACGGCGTTAAAACAGATTTGAGACCTGATCAACCAACCAAGAACTATGTAGTGAGGGTTAAAGAGAACAGACGTGTTACACCAGAGGATTATGATAGATACATTTTCCACATCGAATTTGATATCAGTGGTACTGGTATGACCTATGATATCGGTGAAGCTCTTGGTGTACATGGTAGAAACAACGAAGCCTTagttaaagaatttttggaatacTATGGCTTGAAAGAAAACGATGTTATCCACGTCCCTAACAAGGATGATAACAAAGTTTGGGAATCAAGAACCGTCTTGCAAGCATTCGTTGAAAACTTGGATATTTTTGGTAAGCCCCCAAAGCGGTTCTACGAGTCTTTAATCAGCTATGCTACTGACGCGgatgaaaagagaagattAGCAGAGTTAGTTACTGCAGTAGGTGCTGtggatttgaagaactTTCAAGAAGTGGAATTTTACACTTATGTCgatattttgaagatgttcCCATCCGCTAGACCAAACTTAGTGGATTTGGTTGAACTAATAGCTCCattgaagagaagagaatATTCTATTGCATCTTCTCAAAAGGTTCACCCCAATGAGGTCCACCTGTTGATTGTTGTCGTCGACTGGATTGATAATAAAGGCAGAAAGAGATTCGGTCAAGCCTCCAAATATTTGTCAGATTTGCCAGTTGGTTCTGAATTGGTTGTTAGTGTCAAGCCATCAGTCATGaaattaccaccaaatccACAACAACCGGTCATTATGAGTGGTCTAGGTACCGGTTTAGCTCCCTTCAAGGCTATTGTTGAAGAGAAGTTTTGGCAAAAACAACAAGGGTATGACATTGGTGAAGTCTATTTGTTCTTGGGTTCTAGACACAAGAGACAAGAATACTTGTATGGTGAGATTTGGGAAGCTTACAAGGATGCTGGTATTATTACCCATATTGGTGCTGCATTCTCAAGAGACCAACCTCAAAAGATTTACATCCAAGACCGTATTGTGGAGAGTCTGAAGGATCTAAAGACCGCCATGATTGACAAGGTAGGTTCTTTCTACCTATGTGGTCCTACATGGCCTGTACCCGATATCACCAACGCGCTGCAGAAGATCATTGCTGCCGACGCTGAAGAGAGAGGCGTTAAGGTAGACTTAGGTGCAGCCATTGAGGATCTGAAGGAGGATTCCAGGTACATCCTAGAAGTGTATTGA